A genomic window from Rhodococcus sp. KBS0724 includes:
- a CDS encoding flavodoxin family protein has translation MKTLLVVHHSPSPATHELLDAVLAGARDPEIEGVEVIAVPALAATVPDVLGADGYIFGTTANFGYMSGALKYFFDTTYYQCLGAVSERPYGLWVHGNNDTAGAVSSVRALATGLGLVPVAAPLEVIVPVDKSVREQCYELGGTVAATVMG, from the coding sequence GTGAAGACTTTGTTGGTAGTTCACCATTCGCCCTCGCCTGCGACGCATGAACTGCTTGATGCCGTGCTGGCCGGCGCCCGTGATCCGGAGATCGAGGGCGTCGAGGTTATCGCGGTCCCGGCATTGGCGGCGACGGTGCCCGATGTACTCGGTGCTGACGGCTATATTTTCGGAACTACCGCGAACTTCGGCTATATGTCCGGAGCACTGAAGTATTTTTTCGATACCACGTATTACCAGTGCTTGGGCGCTGTTTCGGAGCGTCCGTACGGATTGTGGGTTCACGGAAACAATGACACTGCCGGCGCTGTGTCGTCGGTGCGGGCACTTGCAACCGGTCTGGGGCTGGTTCCGGTGGCCGCCCCACTCGAAGTGATTGTGCCCGTGGACAAATCCGTCCGTGAGCAGTGCTACGAGCTGGGTGGAACCGTCGCTGCCACGGTGATGGGCTGA